A genomic segment from Chitinophagaceae bacterium encodes:
- a CDS encoding transcriptional regulator, translating into MNNPIGNLNKLFDSRVRLGIMSALMVNHSINFSELKEVLGITDGNLASHLKALEENKLIKVQKGFIGRKTNTTYFITKSGEKLFALHLDALEKMIRLTK; encoded by the coding sequence ATGAATAATCCGATAGGTAATTTAAATAAGTTGTTTGACAGCCGGGTGAGGCTGGGCATTATGAGTGCATTAATGGTAAACCATAGCATAAACTTTAGTGAATTGAAAGAAGTATTGGGCATTACCGATGGCAACCTGGCCAGCCACCTGAAAGCTTTGGAAGAAAACAAATTAATAAAAGTACAAAAGGGGTTTATTGGCCGAAAAACCAACACAACTTATTTCATTACCAAAAGTGGGGAGAAGCTTTTTGCCCTGCACCTTGATGCACTGGAAAAAATGATAAGGCTTACCAAATAA
- a CDS encoding diacylglycerol kinase family protein, translating to MKKLRDSFSYAIRGIAYCITSQQNLRIHIAAIIAVVALGFWLKVTNGEWYAILLCCAMVLTAEMINTAIEKLCDVVHPAPHPKIKIIKDVAAGAVLVTAIAAAICGGIIFFPKLCQLL from the coding sequence ATGAAAAAGTTGAGGGATTCGTTTTCTTATGCAATACGGGGAATAGCTTATTGCATTACAAGCCAGCAAAATTTAAGGATACATATTGCTGCAATTATTGCTGTAGTTGCATTAGGTTTTTGGCTTAAGGTTACAAATGGAGAATGGTATGCAATACTGCTTTGCTGTGCCATGGTACTTACTGCCGAAATGATAAATACGGCCATTGAAAAACTTTGTGATGTGGTACACCCGGCCCCGCACCCGAAAATAAAAATTATTAAAGATGTGGCTGCAGGCGCTGTGTTGGTTACGGCCATTGCTGCTGCTATTTGTGGCGGAATTATTTTTTTTCCTAAACTCTGTCAATTATTGTAA
- a CDS encoding DUF1361 domain-containing protein: MKLLSKFDQLLWRLLTFVGILIVARILYSGSITSLFLVWNIFLAWIPYVLSRFFMAYRKKQKWKQFVLLGTWLLFFPNALYIVTDLVHIDRESMVPWWFDAVLLFLASFIGIVLGFVSLRKAERYLLSYFSQKIVSFQITLLLFLGSFGVYLGRFERWNSWDVVHNPLGLSVNIMECILFPVENYRVWGITLLFTLTFYVLYFFMSNLPKAISEMNNTGR; this comes from the coding sequence ATGAAATTATTATCAAAATTCGACCAATTGCTTTGGCGCTTACTTACTTTTGTGGGGATATTAATAGTTGCAAGAATTTTGTACAGCGGCAGCATTACTTCCCTGTTCCTGGTATGGAATATTTTTCTTGCCTGGATACCTTATGTGCTCAGCAGGTTTTTTATGGCTTACCGGAAAAAGCAAAAATGGAAACAATTTGTTTTGTTGGGTACATGGTTATTGTTTTTTCCCAATGCCCTTTATATAGTTACCGATTTAGTGCATATTGACAGGGAGAGTATGGTGCCCTGGTGGTTTGATGCAGTACTGCTTTTTTTAGCCTCTTTTATTGGTATTGTACTGGGCTTTGTTTCTTTACGCAAGGCAGAGCGCTACCTGCTTTCTTATTTCTCCCAAAAAATTGTTTCGTTTCAAATTACTTTATTGCTATTTCTTGGGTCTTTTGGTGTTTACCTGGGCAGGTTTGAACGATGGAACAGTTGGGATGTGGTGCACAACCCACTGGGCTTGTCGGTAAATATTATGGAGTGTATTTTGTTCCCGGTAGAAAATTACAGGGTATGGGGAATTACCTTGTTGTTTACCCTTACTTTTTATGTTTTGTATTTTTTTATGAGCAACCTGCCCAAGGCTATCTCTGAAATGAATAATACCGGGCGCTAA
- a CDS encoding MBL fold metallo-hydrolase encodes MLKVKAFVFNPIQENTYLLYNEKGKCIIIDPGCYYPEERDTLDSFIEKTGLQCKLLLNTHCHLDHVFGNKYVAEKYGLKLHINAKEKQLLDLAPASGLMYNLPFDNYMGAIEYLPDTGKILFEEAELQIIFTPGHSPGHLSFYHKEAGFVISGDALFNRSIGRTDLPGGDFDTLVNSIRKNLFVLPTETIVYSGHGPVTTIGEEKRENPFLC; translated from the coding sequence ATGTTAAAAGTAAAAGCCTTTGTTTTTAACCCTATCCAGGAAAACACTTATTTGCTGTATAATGAAAAGGGCAAATGTATCATTATAGACCCCGGTTGTTACTACCCCGAAGAACGGGACACACTTGATTCATTTATAGAAAAGACGGGTTTGCAATGTAAACTGCTGCTTAATACCCATTGTCATTTAGACCATGTTTTTGGTAATAAGTATGTTGCAGAAAAATATGGATTAAAACTCCATATTAATGCCAAAGAAAAGCAGTTGCTTGATTTAGCGCCTGCAAGCGGGCTGATGTACAATTTACCTTTTGACAACTATATGGGAGCAATTGAATATTTGCCGGATACGGGAAAAATTTTATTTGAAGAAGCTGAATTGCAAATAATATTTACCCCCGGGCACAGCCCGGGCCATTTAAGTTTTTACCATAAAGAAGCTGGCTTTGTTATAAGCGGAGATGCATTATTTAACCGCAGTATTGGCCGTACCGATTTGCCTGGCGGGGATTTTGATACCTTAGTAAACAGCATCAGGAAAAACCTGTTTGTGTTACCCACTGAAACCATTGTTTATAGCGGCCATGGCCCTGTTACCACTATTGGTGAAGAAAAAAGGGAAAACCCTTTTTTATGTTAA
- a CDS encoding PQQ-dependent sugar dehydrogenase, with translation MNHHILIKYRLFFIVVFIVFYKSSFSQGEQFSVKQVLNQTPENSGDRYYLMHPFAIVYGPDDSLWISERRGRVMKVDPVSGKRRIILDIRNFVKFTSSAGSIKQNGMMGLTLHPNYPLVDSFFVAYAYNFGGGTRCRIVRYKVKNNTIINPAGNETLIIQGLPAGDDHSTGRLITGPDNKLYYAVGDLGANQFGNRCNPILSQDVPTAAELTAQNYMAYQGKVLRINLNGSIPTDNPTIKGIKSHIYSFGHRNPVGLTFAKDGFQQNYLGAKLYEAENGPATDDEVNEIIAGKNYGWPYWSGLPDDKIYQYKNWSSAANCNALPSPGSEPECSTPPPAAIVMNETDTILPNSQVPLHTFFTPASTTIPCTWLQNPTVAPSAIAYYGFDSKIPGWQNSLLMTTLKEGTVFRLKLGADGSSFVQLSNGADTARYFREENRYRDIAIGSDGLTFYLLTDSIGRTSGPTSGNTNILLNHGSILVYKYTGATLSLNDPTTAILNVKKLVRLYPNPATEYINAEVKNNTAKPVHYYIYDVAGRIILKGKSFRDVSQINVKNLKGGTYIIKLFDGHALNIGVQKFIVH, from the coding sequence ATGAACCACCATATTTTGATTAAATACCGTTTATTTTTTATTGTAGTTTTTATCGTTTTTTACAAAAGCTCATTTTCACAGGGCGAGCAGTTTTCTGTTAAACAGGTTTTAAACCAAACGCCTGAAAATAGCGGCGACAGGTATTATCTCATGCACCCCTTTGCCATTGTATACGGGCCCGATGACTCTTTATGGATTAGTGAAAGGCGAGGGCGTGTTATGAAGGTTGACCCTGTAAGTGGAAAAAGAAGGATTATACTTGATATCAGAAATTTTGTAAAGTTTACTTCATCTGCAGGATCAATTAAACAGAATGGAATGATGGGCCTTACTTTGCACCCCAACTATCCATTAGTAGATTCGTTTTTTGTTGCTTATGCCTATAATTTTGGCGGAGGAACAAGGTGCAGGATTGTACGCTATAAAGTAAAAAACAATACTATTATCAACCCGGCTGGCAATGAAACCCTTATCATACAAGGTTTGCCGGCAGGTGATGACCACAGCACGGGAAGGCTGATTACAGGACCTGATAATAAACTTTATTATGCTGTAGGAGATTTAGGAGCCAATCAATTTGGTAACAGGTGCAATCCCATCCTTTCACAGGATGTACCCACAGCAGCCGAACTTACCGCACAAAATTATATGGCTTACCAGGGCAAAGTTTTAAGAATAAATTTAAATGGCAGCATCCCAACTGACAACCCAACTATTAAAGGCATTAAAAGCCATATTTATTCATTTGGGCACAGGAACCCCGTTGGATTAACCTTTGCAAAAGACGGTTTTCAACAAAATTATTTAGGTGCAAAATTATATGAAGCCGAAAACGGCCCTGCAACAGATGATGAAGTAAATGAAATTATTGCCGGTAAAAATTATGGCTGGCCATACTGGAGCGGCCTGCCCGATGATAAAATATATCAGTATAAAAACTGGTCATCGGCTGCCAATTGTAATGCATTGCCCTCTCCCGGCTCGGAGCCTGAATGTTCTACTCCGCCACCTGCTGCAATTGTAATGAATGAAACAGATACTATTTTGCCCAATTCACAAGTGCCTCTGCATACCTTTTTTACACCGGCAAGCACCACTATTCCCTGCACATGGCTGCAAAACCCTACGGTGGCCCCATCTGCAATAGCTTACTATGGCTTTGATTCAAAAATTCCAGGCTGGCAAAATTCTTTACTCATGACTACGCTAAAAGAAGGAACCGTTTTCCGGTTAAAATTGGGTGCAGATGGAAGTAGTTTTGTACAACTAAGCAATGGCGCAGATACAGCACGATATTTTAGAGAAGAAAACCGCTACAGGGATATTGCCATTGGCAGCGATGGGCTTACCTTTTATTTGCTTACAGATAGTATTGGCCGCACATCGGGCCCTACATCGGGCAATACAAACATTTTGCTTAACCATGGTTCCATTTTAGTTTATAAATATACCGGCGCAACACTTTCGTTGAACGACCCTACAACAGCAATATTAAATGTAAAAAAACTGGTTCGATTATATCCCAACCCCGCAACAGAATATATTAATGCAGAAGTAAAAAATAATACGGCAAAGCCGGTACACTATTATATTTATGATGTAGCCGGGAGAATAATATTAAAAGGAAAATCATTTAGGGATGTATCCCAAATAAATGTAAAAAACCTCAAAGGAGGAACTTATATCATCAAACTTTTTGATGGCCATGCACTGAATATAGGCGTACAAAAATTTATTGTTCACTAA
- the mce gene encoding methylmalonyl-CoA epimerase, which produces MLKTEHIGIAVKDLSASVSLFEKLLQTSCYKTEIVESEKVATAFLQVGETKIELLESQTEDGVIAKFIQKKGEGIHHIAFEVEDIYTEIERLKKEGFILLSNEPKNGADNKLVCFLHPKNTNSVLIEICQQKK; this is translated from the coding sequence ATGCTAAAAACAGAACATATAGGCATTGCAGTGAAGGATCTTTCTGCTTCTGTTTCTTTATTCGAAAAACTATTGCAAACAAGCTGTTATAAAACAGAAATAGTTGAAAGCGAAAAGGTAGCGACAGCTTTTTTGCAGGTGGGCGAAACAAAAATTGAACTTTTAGAAAGCCAAACCGAAGATGGAGTAATTGCAAAGTTTATTCAAAAAAAAGGCGAAGGTATACACCATATTGCCTTTGAAGTAGAGGATATTTATACCGAAATAGAAAGGTTAAAAAAAGAGGGATTTATTTTATTAAGTAATGAGCCTAAAAACGGGGCCGACAATAAACTGGTTTGTTTCCTGCATCCTAAAAATACCAATAGCGTTTTGATAGAAATTTGCCAGCAAAAAAAATAG
- a CDS encoding IscS subfamily cysteine desulfurase, translating to MKLPIYLDNNATTPMDPRVLEAMTPYFLEHFGNAASRNHPFGWEAEEAIDYARGQVSKLIGADPKEIIFTSGATEADNLAIKGVFEMYASKGNHIITATTEHKAVLDTCKHIEKLGGEVTYLPVNAEGLIDLKELEAAIKPTTILVAIMYANNEIGTIQPVKEISAIAKKKGVLFFTDATQAVGKIPVDVIKDGIDIMSFSAHKMYGPKGVGALYVRRKNPRVKVTAQIDGGGHERGMRSGTLNVPGIVGFGKACELCQLEMEEETKRIIKLRDKLETELMKLEEAYVNGSREHRLPHVANISFKYVEGEGLMMGFNKNIALSSGSACTSASLEPSYVLKALGLGDDLAHSSLRFGLGRFTTEDQIDYTVKAISETVLKLREMSPLWEMYKDGIDLNTIEWAAH from the coding sequence TTGAAACTACCTATTTATTTAGACAATAATGCAACAACCCCAATGGACCCACGGGTTTTGGAAGCAATGACTCCTTATTTTTTAGAGCATTTTGGAAATGCCGCAAGCCGTAATCACCCTTTTGGATGGGAAGCCGAAGAAGCCATTGATTATGCAAGGGGACAGGTATCCAAATTAATTGGCGCCGATCCTAAAGAAATAATTTTTACCTCAGGTGCAACCGAGGCAGATAACTTAGCCATTAAAGGCGTATTTGAAATGTATGCTTCTAAAGGCAACCATATTATAACGGCTACTACTGAGCACAAAGCGGTATTGGATACCTGCAAGCATATTGAAAAACTGGGAGGCGAAGTTACTTATTTACCTGTAAATGCCGAAGGCCTTATAGATTTAAAAGAACTGGAAGCAGCCATTAAGCCTACTACAATTTTAGTGGCTATCATGTATGCCAATAACGAAATTGGCACAATACAGCCGGTAAAAGAAATAAGTGCAATTGCCAAAAAGAAAGGCGTTCTTTTCTTTACAGATGCTACACAGGCAGTGGGTAAAATACCTGTAGATGTAATAAAAGACGGAATAGACATCATGTCTTTTTCTGCACATAAAATGTATGGTCCCAAGGGTGTGGGCGCTTTATATGTACGCCGCAAAAACCCAAGGGTAAAAGTAACGGCGCAAATTGATGGTGGTGGCCACGAAAGAGGAATGCGTAGCGGCACTTTAAATGTACCCGGAATTGTGGGTTTTGGTAAAGCCTGTGAACTCTGCCAGTTGGAAATGGAAGAAGAAACAAAACGCATCATTAAATTAAGAGATAAGTTAGAAACAGAATTGATGAAACTGGAAGAGGCTTATGTAAACGGCAGCAGAGAACACCGCTTGCCGCATGTGGCCAACATATCGTTTAAATATGTAGAAGGCGAAGGATTAATGATGGGCTTTAATAAAAATATTGCGCTGAGTTCAGGTTCTGCTTGTACTTCAGCTTCGCTGGAACCCAGCTATGTTTTAAAAGCCCTGGGTCTTGGTGATGATTTGGCACATAGTTCGCTGCGTTTTGGGTTGGGAAGGTTTACCACAGAAGATCAAATTGATTATACGGTAAAAGCCATTTCGGAAACAGTTTTAAAACTCAGGGAAATGAGCCCACTTTGGGAAATGTATAAAGATGGTATAGACCTTAACACTATAGAATGGGCGGCACACTAA
- the iscU gene encoding Fe-S cluster assembly scaffold IscU yields the protein MAYSDKVIDHYQNPKNVGTLDKAAKNVGTGLVGAPECGDVMRLQIQVDEKTGTITDAKFKTFGCGSAIASSSLATEWLKGKSVDDALKIDNMEIVEELALPPVKIHCSVLAEDAIKAAINDYRIKNGMEAIKFEESVVH from the coding sequence ATGGCATACTCAGATAAAGTTATTGACCACTACCAGAATCCCAAAAACGTGGGCACGCTGGATAAAGCCGCAAAAAATGTAGGCACGGGACTTGTAGGTGCACCTGAATGTGGAGACGTTATGCGCTTGCAAATACAGGTAGATGAAAAAACAGGCACCATTACCGATGCTAAATTTAAAACCTTTGGTTGCGGTTCTGCCATTGCTTCTTCATCGCTGGCTACAGAATGGCTCAAAGGCAAATCGGTAGATGATGCCTTGAAAATAGACAATATGGAAATTGTGGAAGAACTGGCTTTACCGCCGGTAAAAATCCACTGCTCTGTTTTGGCAGAAGATGCTATTAAAGCTGCCATTAATGACTACAGAATAAAAAACGGCATGGAAGCCATTAAATTTGAAGAAAGCGTTGTACATTAA
- a CDS encoding iron-sulfur cluster assembly accessory protein: protein MALDLGTDNGIYISDKAKSKVVQLMNDAGVAGKPDYFLRVGVVGGGCSGLSYKLDFDTEVKPMDQVFEDKGIKIVTDLKSFLYLVNTELEFSDGLNGKGFYFNNPNASRSCGCGESFAV from the coding sequence ATGGCATTGGATTTAGGAACTGATAACGGGATATACATCAGCGATAAGGCAAAATCAAAAGTGGTGCAACTGATGAACGATGCCGGCGTTGCCGGTAAGCCCGATTATTTTTTGCGGGTTGGCGTTGTGGGTGGCGGTTGCAGTGGCCTTAGTTATAAACTCGATTTTGATACGGAAGTAAAACCAATGGACCAGGTTTTTGAAGATAAAGGAATAAAGATTGTTACCGATTTAAAAAGTTTTCTTTACCTGGTAAATACCGAACTGGAATTTAGCGATGGCTTAAACGGCAAAGGTTTTTATTTTAATAACCCCAATGCCAGCCGTAGCTGCGGATGTGGTGAGAGTTTTGCCGTTTAA
- a CDS encoding sulfatase-like hydrolase/transferase, translating to MNFFLILKKGIYYWVLLYRMFIVLFIFFMCRIAFFLLNRNLFTGITAERWLTISKGGLVFDIAAMFYFNSLFLILSLLPFPARVSGASQKILKYIFFTFNGIAIALNCIDFIYYRFTLRRTTRSVFSEFANETNKTGLFESFIIDFWYVVVIFIAFIFLMVWLYNLIKIKQREASLNKVSFYLTSIITFIIGVTLAIGGIRGDFKYSTRPITISNAGEYVKSPNEIYLVLNTPFCMVRTWNVKKLEELHYYSDAAVEQIFSPIHIPQTDTIQTLLKKNIVIFILESFGKEAIGGYNKDLDGGSYKGYTPFIDSLMQHSLVYENSFANGRKSIDAIPSILASIPNGHNPFVLTPYASDSVQGLPQILKEEGYHASFFHGGPNGSMGFKAIVNLLGIENYFGKTEYNNDADFDGTWGIWDEPFFKFFANKLSSFREPFFSAIFSVSSHHPFKIPEKYTGKFKKGPLPVLECIGYTDYALRQFFEKTKKTSWFKNTLFVITADHATVCYHPEYLNPWGEVAIPILFYAPGDSSIAGVKQAVVSQIDIMPSILSYLHYSKPYFAFGESVFDKNRKNFSVTFTGNYRWIENDYLLLFDGKKSSGLYQYKTDRLFNNNLVSKNPGQVASMEKTLKAYIQQYNNRLIQNRLTPFSDLNYKKSQTKNP from the coding sequence ATGAATTTTTTCCTCATTTTAAAAAAGGGTATTTATTATTGGGTATTGTTGTACAGGATGTTTATTGTTTTGTTTATTTTCTTTATGTGCCGTATAGCTTTTTTTTTATTAAACCGCAATTTATTTACCGGCATTACTGCCGAACGATGGCTTACTATTAGTAAAGGCGGCCTTGTATTTGACATTGCAGCAATGTTTTATTTCAATAGCCTGTTTTTGATACTCAGCTTATTGCCTTTTCCTGCAAGGGTGAGCGGTGCTTCCCAAAAAATATTAAAATACATTTTTTTTACTTTCAATGGCATAGCCATTGCTTTAAACTGCATTGATTTTATTTATTACCGCTTTACTTTACGCAGAACTACAAGGAGTGTGTTTAGTGAATTTGCCAATGAAACCAATAAAACCGGCTTGTTTGAAAGTTTTATTATTGATTTTTGGTATGTGGTTGTAATTTTTATTGCCTTTATTTTTTTAATGGTTTGGCTATACAACCTAATAAAAATAAAACAAAGGGAAGCTTCATTAAATAAAGTTAGTTTTTACCTTACCTCTATAATTACATTTATCATTGGCGTTACTTTAGCAATTGGCGGCATAAGGGGTGATTTTAAATACAGCACAAGGCCCATTACCATTAGCAATGCCGGGGAATATGTAAAATCTCCCAACGAAATATACCTGGTGCTGAACACCCCATTTTGTATGGTGCGTACCTGGAATGTAAAAAAGCTGGAGGAATTACATTATTATTCCGACGCAGCAGTGGAGCAAATATTTTCTCCCATCCATATTCCACAAACGGATACCATACAAACCCTACTAAAAAAAAATATTGTAATTTTTATTTTAGAAAGTTTTGGCAAAGAAGCAATAGGCGGATATAATAAAGATTTGGATGGCGGCTCTTATAAAGGTTATACACCGTTTATTGATTCGCTAATGCAACACAGCCTGGTTTATGAAAATTCATTTGCCAATGGAAGAAAATCTATTGATGCCATTCCTTCCATTTTGGCTTCTATACCTAATGGCCATAACCCTTTTGTACTCACACCATATGCATCCGACAGCGTACAGGGGCTTCCTCAAATACTAAAAGAGGAAGGATACCATGCTTCCTTTTTTCATGGCGGGCCCAATGGTTCAATGGGCTTTAAAGCAATAGTAAATTTATTGGGTATTGAAAATTATTTTGGCAAAACAGAGTATAATAATGACGCCGATTTTGACGGCACCTGGGGAATTTGGGATGAACCTTTCTTTAAATTTTTTGCAAATAAATTAAGCAGTTTCAGGGAGCCTTTTTTCAGCGCCATATTTTCCGTATCCTCTCACCATCCTTTTAAAATACCGGAAAAATATACTGGGAAATTTAAAAAAGGGCCATTACCTGTACTGGAATGTATTGGATATACCGATTATGCTCTTCGGCAGTTTTTTGAAAAAACAAAAAAAACCAGTTGGTTTAAAAATACTCTTTTTGTAATTACGGCCGATCATGCTACCGTTTGTTATCACCCAGAATATTTAAATCCCTGGGGCGAAGTAGCCATACCCATTTTGTTTTATGCCCCCGGAGACAGCAGCATCGCCGGGGTAAAGCAGGCTGTGGTTTCTCAAATAGACATTATGCCTTCCATACTTTCTTACCTGCATTACAGCAAGCCCTATTTTGCATTTGGAGAAAGCGTTTTTGACAAAAACAGAAAAAATTTTTCTGTGACTTTTACCGGCAACTACCGCTGGATTGAAAATGATTATTTACTGCTGTTTGACGGGAAAAAATCAAGCGGGCTTTACCAGTATAAAACCGACCGGTTGTTTAATAATAACCTTGTTAGCAAAAATCCCGGGCAGGTAGCATCAATGGAAAAAACACTAAAGGCATATATACAGCAATACAATAACAGGCTTATTCAAAACCGGCTTACGCCGTTTAGTGACCTTAATTATAAAAAAAGCCAAACTAAAAATCCATAA
- a CDS encoding VWA domain-containing protein: protein MYKSIIIGAAIAIMGFAALKTINEKKPSATALQTKAPVITGWLNDSLVPIIPTNVSGYKGLTVTKKSNPVSFSSALDNDYYRTDTINRHAFLYIDTHVGEFINDNATKVPLNLSIVIDRSGSMSGDKIKYAKNAASYVIDQLQSNDYVSLVIYDHAVELLQAPVLAIDKASLKKKINSIFPGGSTNLWGGTEKGYEQVKTNYKQNYINRVLLLSDGLANAGLTDQKAIALKVQQHKDKDGITLSTFGIGLNYNETLMTDMAETGAGNYYFIESPDKLAGIFSKELNGLMNVAAQNTVLKVKIPQGVTVQKIYNSKYTVKGDELQFFLRDLFANDSKGIMLYCKIDDNTYANLKFISTLQFTKAENKEMVTLENENILHPMPSYEIYSNTFNEKVIQQAILNQANENMEKALAATDEGNYNKARMITNNNNNFLKSNAKYVSQSPELKKLEAVTVSYSTQMADAETMSNEDKNRMQKASKENNYKIRTKKQ from the coding sequence ATGTATAAATCTATTATCATTGGCGCAGCCATAGCTATTATGGGATTTGCTGCCTTAAAAACAATTAATGAAAAAAAGCCCTCTGCCACTGCGCTGCAAACTAAGGCGCCGGTAATTACAGGCTGGTTAAATGATTCCCTTGTACCCATAATTCCCACAAATGTTAGTGGCTATAAAGGGTTAACCGTTACTAAAAAATCCAACCCCGTTAGTTTTAGTTCGGCATTGGATAATGATTATTACAGAACCGATACCATCAACCGCCATGCTTTTTTATATATTGATACCCATGTAGGTGAATTTATAAACGATAATGCCACAAAAGTTCCACTCAACCTCTCAATAGTTATAGACAGGAGCGGCTCCATGAGTGGCGATAAAATAAAATATGCAAAAAACGCAGCTTCCTATGTAATAGACCAGTTGCAAAGTAATGATTATGTAAGCCTAGTAATTTACGACCATGCAGTAGAACTATTACAGGCGCCGGTATTAGCAATAGATAAGGCTTCGCTTAAGAAAAAAATCAACAGTATTTTTCCCGGGGGAAGCACCAATCTTTGGGGCGGTACCGAAAAAGGATATGAACAGGTTAAAACCAATTATAAACAAAACTATATCAACAGGGTACTTTTACTGAGCGATGGCCTTGCCAATGCGGGCCTTACCGACCAAAAAGCCATTGCACTCAAAGTGCAGCAACACAAAGACAAAGACGGCATCACGCTATCTACTTTTGGCATTGGCCTTAACTACAACGAAACCCTCATGACCGATATGGCCGAAACAGGCGCAGGCAATTACTACTTTATTGAATCACCTGATAAGCTTGCCGGCATTTTTAGCAAAGAATTAAACGGATTAATGAATGTTGCTGCACAAAATACCGTGTTGAAAGTAAAAATTCCCCAGGGTGTTACTGTACAAAAAATTTACAATTCTAAGTACACGGTAAAGGGAGATGAATTACAATTTTTCCTCAGGGATCTTTTTGCCAACGATAGCAAAGGCATTATGCTCTATTGCAAAATAGATGACAATACTTATGCTAATTTAAAATTTATTTCTACGCTCCAGTTTACAAAAGCCGAAAACAAAGAAATGGTAACGCTGGAAAACGAGAACATACTTCACCCAATGCCTTCTTATGAAATTTACTCCAATACTTTTAATGAAAAAGTGATACAGCAGGCCATTCTCAACCAGGCAAATGAAAATATGGAAAAGGCACTTGCCGCAACAGACGAAGGCAATTACAATAAAGCCAGAATGATCACCAATAACAACAACAACTTTCTTAAATCAAATGCAAAGTATGTTTCCCAATCACCCGAATTAAAAAAGCTGGAAGCCGTAACCGTAAGCTATTCTACCCAAATGGCCGATGCGGAAACCATGAGCAATGAAGATAAAAACAGGATGCAAAAAGCCAGTAAAGAAAATAATTATAAAATACGCACAAAGAAACAATAA
- a CDS encoding ABC transporter permease subunit, translating into MWSLCKKDFNQFFSSLTGYIAIILFLLICGIFLFVLKDSNIFDYGYATADKLFELAPWVLVFLVPAIGMKLFSEEFKTGTFEILKTKPLSTWQIVMGKYISILLVLLMVIVPTLIYIVSIKSLSTSGNIDSGGILGSYTGLYLLGAVFAAISLCCSSYSGNAVVAFLISVFACLILYFGFGGISKLPVFSGNADYYIEMLGIDFHYKSISRGVLDSRDIIYFASIIFLFLFITVKNIRNK; encoded by the coding sequence ATGTGGAGCCTCTGTAAAAAAGATTTTAACCAGTTTTTCAGCAGCCTTACGGGCTATATTGCCATTATATTGTTTTTACTGATTTGTGGTATTTTTTTATTTGTACTTAAAGACAGTAATATTTTTGATTACGGCTATGCCACAGCCGATAAGCTTTTTGAACTGGCTCCATGGGTTTTGGTTTTTCTTGTGCCGGCCATTGGCATGAAACTTTTTTCAGAAGAATTTAAGACCGGAACCTTTGAAATTTTAAAAACAAAACCACTAAGTACCTGGCAAATTGTAATGGGAAAATATATCTCCATTTTACTAGTATTACTCATGGTAATTGTACCTACGTTAATTTATATCGTCAGCATAAAATCGCTGAGTACATCTGGCAATATTGACAGTGGTGGAATATTGGGAAGTTATACAGGCCTGTATTTGCTGGGCGCTGTTTTTGCCGCCATAAGCCTTTGTTGCAGCAGTTATTCCGGCAATGCCGTTGTGGCTTTTTTAATTAGCGTTTTTGCCTGCCTTATTTTATATTTTGGGTTCGGCGGCATTAGCAAATTACCAGTTTTTAGCGGCAATGCCGATTACTATATTGAAATGCTGGGTATAGATTTTCATTATAAAAGCATCAGCCGTGGCGTGTTGGATAGCAGGGATATTATTTATTTTGCCAGCATCATTTTTCTCTTTTTATTTATTACTGTAAAAAATATCCGGAATAAATAA